From the genome of Papaver somniferum cultivar HN1 chromosome 2, ASM357369v1, whole genome shotgun sequence, one region includes:
- the LOC113347615 gene encoding golgin candidate 6-like — MDFKLGRINLNKVAQGVGGFVFGKDTSNSNDDSYVQSLLERIKNVEDDNDNKRIEALDELQSVVEESVSAQLAFGELGISVLMGVIKSERDNEKMVKGALESLASALTPIAPEGGVKNEIHPAMMNSDLLCREAENISLLLGLLDSDNFTVQYHTLQLLTALLTTSRNRVQEAILTIPQGITRLMDMLMSREAIRNEALLLLTYLTHEAEEIQKIVVFEGAFEKIFIIIQDEGGAEGGVVVEDCLVLLNNLLHCLSNQRLLRETTGFEPLISILVLESRVSKFSKQKTSNLLRALDIVEMLLVGGSAAECGKDNRMSNQTVLYQKKLMDELLMLGVENQRAAVSLRCSALRCIGYLVVGHRQNLDAFASKVLGEDPNVEPALNSILRILLRGSTAQEFVAADFVFRCFCEKNSDGQGLLASTMIPQPQSMSHTPLEDINMSFGSMLLRGLTVSETDGDLETCCRAASVLSHILMDNIQCKERVLRIEVEAPIPSSQEPLMHRILKYLALSSIKLKDGNHKMSARDSYIQPVILKLLVTWLADFPDAVHCFLVLRPHLTYLLELVSNLSVSVCTKGLAAILLGECFLYNKSDDKSKDASLVVDVISEKVGLTSYLLKLEDLQRSYVFTSTKAGLRDSMAEMDDISANDETDWKHDEHPVLNSLFDTQFVDIVIKLEENLRASIVEISSHLKNKVVALPVELEQQSGESDGDYIKRLKLFVEKQCAEMQDILGRNATSAEALVKATASDSAGTDKLRRDLQEAAKQVQVLKSEKAKVQDEADAHCSLADKMKSDLKSLSDAYKNLEQAKSLLESEVKALKLETKKSPDLDAIKEEAKEEGRKESEVELNDLIVCLGQEQAKVEKLSSRLEELGEDVSSLLEGVGDDLEMPEDSDDDDDGK; from the exons ATGGATTTCAAGCTTGGTAGAATCAATCTTAACAAAGTTGCTCAG GGAGTTGGGGGCTTTGTTTTTGGAAAGGATACTTCAAATTCTAATGATGACAG TTATGTTCAAAGTTTGCTTGAGCGTATAAAGAATGTTGAGGATGATAATGATAATAAAAGGATTGAAGCTTTGGATGAGCTTCAGTCTGTTGTTGAAGAAAGTGTTTCTGCTCAGCTTGCATTTGGGGAACTAG GGATATCAGTGCTCATGGGTGTAATAAAGAGCGAGCGTGATAATGAAAAAATG gttaaaGGTGCTTTAGAATCCCTTGCTAGTGCTTTGACTCCGATAGCTCCAGAAGGAGGAGTGAAGAATGAGATACATCCAGCTATGATGAATTCCGATTTGCTATGTAGAGAAGCAGAAAACATATCTCTTCTCTTAGGTTTGCTG GATTCGGATAACTTCACTGTCCAGTATCATACACTTCAACTACTGACAGCCCTACTTACTACTTCCCGAAATAG GGTACAAGAAGCAATTCTTACGATCCCCCAAGGAATAACTCGCCTTATGGATATGCTTATGAGCCGAGAG GCTATACGAAATGAGGCGTTGTTACTTCTCACTTATTTGACTCATGAAGCTGAG GAAATTCAAAAAATAGTGGTGTTCGAAGGTGCATTTGAGAAGATATTTATTATTATTCAAGACGAAGGTGGGGCTGAAGGTGGTGTTGTCGTTGAG GACTGTCTTGTACTGCTGAACAATCTTCTACACTGTTTGTCAAATCAG AGATTACTCAGGGAAACAACAGGTTTTGAGCCTTTAATATCAATATTGGTGCTTGAAAGTAGGGTCTCTAAATTCTCAAAGCAAAAG ACATCAAATCTCCTTAGAGCGTTGGATATTGTTGAGATGCTGTTAGTGGGAGGATCGGCAGCTGAGTGTGGGAAAGATAACAGGATGTCTAACCAAACTGTCCTGTATCAG AAAAAACTTATGGATGAACTTCTAATGCTGGGAGTGGAGAACCAACGGGCCGCAGTTAGTCTACGCTGTTCA GCACTGCGATGCATTGGTTATTTGGTTGTCGGTCATCGTCAGAACCTTGATGCGTTCGCGAGTAAAGTACTTGGGGAAGATCCAAACGTTGAACCTGCCCTAAACTCCATACTCCGCATCCTTTTAAGAGGTTCGACTGCACAAGAGTTTGTGGCGGCGGACTTTGTGTTTAGGTGCTTTTGTGAG AAAAATAGTGATGGCCAAGGATTGTTAGCATCTACAATGATTCCTCAACCACAGTCAATGTCTCATACTCCTTTAGAGGACATCAACATGTCTTTTGGAAG CATGCTGTTACGTGGTCTAACAGTAAGCGAGACTGACGGAGATCTGGAG ACTTGCTGCAGAGCTGCCAGTGTTCTTTCACATATACTGATGGACAATATCCAATGCAAGGAAAGG GTTTTACGAATCGAAGTTGAGGCGCCAATCCCATCCTCACAAGAGCCACTAATGCACAGGATATTGAAGTACTTGGCTCTTTCCTccattaaattaaaagatggaaaCCATAAGATGTCAGCTAGAGATTCATATATACAACCCGTTATCCTCAAGCTCCTAGTTACATGGTTGGCTGATTTCCCAGATGCAGTTCACTGCTTTCTAGTTTTGCGGCCACACCTCACGTATCTTCTTGAGCTTGTGTCGAACCTATCTGTATCCGTGTGTACAAAAGGGTTGGCAGCCATTCTCTTGGGGGAGTGTTTTCTCTATAACAAATCCGATGACAAAAGTAAAGATGCTTCTTTAGTGGTTGATGTCATAAGTGAGAAAGTCGGGCTTACCTCATATCTATTAAAGCTAGAAGATCTGCAGAGAAGTTATGTGTTCACGTCTACAAAAGCGGGATTGCGTGATAGTATGGCGGAGATGGATGACATTAGTGCTAATGACGAGACCGATTGGAAGCATGATGAGCATCCAGTTCTCAATTCGCTCTTTGATACCCAGTTTGTCGACATTGTCATTAAACTGGAAGAAAATCTTAGAGCGAGTATTGTGGAGATCTCAAGTCATTTAAAGAACAAGGTGGTTGCACTACCAGTTGAACTGGAGCAGCAAAGTGGGGAGAGCGACGGGGACTATATCAAACGTCTGAAATTATTTGTAGAGAAGCAGTGTGCTGAGATGCAG GACATTCTTGGCCGTAATGCGACTTCAGCTGAGGCCTTGGTGAAGGCAACTGCAAGTGACTCTGCTGGTACAGATAAACTCCGCCGGGACCTTCAAGAAGCAGCTAAACAAGTCCAGGTTCTCAAGTCAGAAAAAGCTAAAGTTCAAGACGAGGCAGATGCACATTGCAGCTTGGCAGACAAGATGAAATCTGATCTAAAGAGTCTATCAGATGCCTACAAGAACCTTGAGCAAGCAAAGTCTCTATTAGAATCCGAGGTGAAGGCTTTGAAGCTTGAAACCAAGAAATCTCCAGATCTCGATGCAATCAAAGAAGAAGCAAAGGAGGAGGGTCGAAAAGAGAGCGAGGTAGAACTTAACGATCTAATTGTTTGCTTAGGGCAAGAACAGGCCAAGGTGGAAAAGTTAAGTTCAAGGTTGGAGGAGTTAGGGGAGGATGTAAGTTCCCTTCTTGAAGGTGTCGGAGATGATCTTGAAATGCCTGAAGAcagtgatgatgacgatgatggaAAATAA
- the LOC113347616 gene encoding protein SENSITIVE TO PROTON RHIZOTOXICITY 1-like, translating into MDFEDTPLGHHQKCDKEMAMDAATKLPDWDPQAMLSNLSFLEHKIHQLQSMVHLIVEQEDCVSDRSNELVAQQQQLVSADLTSIIVQLISTAGSLLPSLRTSHSTANDTVEQKNVVNNGMEQKYMANCNPAIAPIEEHEFKEEEDVVEGEHLPPGSYEVLQLEKEEILAPHTHFCLICGKGFKRDANLRMHMRGHGDQYKTPAALAKPAKDLSMEPIVLRRYSCPFVGCKRNKEHKKFQPLKTILCVKNHYKRTHCDKSHICSICNNKRFSVMADLKTHEKHCGRDKWLCSCGTTFSRKDKLFGHVALFQGHTPVHASDETKGSVSDGGESNELTTKVGNTGFNFSSGTSGGNDIQNVLDSKNSEEDPSSSYSPMNFDACNFYGFSEFPRIPSEMSGGSLSFLLSESFSFRNGGSLDDAL; encoded by the coding sequence atggATTTTGAAGATACACCACTAGGGCATCATCAGAAGTGTGATAAAGAGATGGCTATGGATGCTGCTACAAAGCTTCCAGATTGGGATCCGCAAGCGATGCTGTCGAACTTGTCTTTCCTAGAGCATAAGATCCATCAACTCCAAAGTATGGTGCATTTGATTGTTGAACAAGAAGATTGTGTTTCGGATAGATCGAATGAACTCGTAGCTCAACAACAGCAACTTGTTTCGGCTGACTTAACGTCTATCATTGTTCAATTGATCTCCACAGCGGGGAGTCTTCTACCGTCGTTAAGAACTAGCCATTCAACAGCAAATGATACAGTGGAGCAAAAGAATGTTGTTAATAATGGGATGGAGCAAAAGTACATGGCCAACTGTAATCCGGCCATTGCGCCGATTGAAGAACATGAGTTTAAGGAGGAAGAAGATGTTGTAGAAGGAGAGCATCTTCCTCCTGGTTCATATGAAGTCTTGCAGCTAGAAAAAGAGGAAATTCTAGCACCGCATACGCATTTCTGTTTGATATGTGGGAAAGGCTTTAAGAGGGATGCTAATCTGAGGATGCATATGAGAGGTCATGGAGATCAGTACAAGACTCCAGCTGCACTTGCGAAACCAGCCAAGGATTTGAGCATGGAACCTATTGTTTTAAGAAGGTACTCGTGTCCCTTTGTGGGTTGCAAAAGGAACAAGGAGCACAAGAAATTCCAGCCATTGAAGACCATCCTGTGTGTGAAGAATCACTACAAACGAACTCATTGTGATAAAAGCCACATCTGCAGCATATGCAACAACAAGAGGTTTTCTGTAATGGCTGATCTCAAAACTCATGAAAAACATTGTGGTCGTGACAAATGGCTTTGTTCATGTGGTACGACTTTCTCGAGAAAAGACAAGCTTTTTGGGCATGTTGCTCTCTTTCAAGGACATACTCCTGTCCATGCTTCTGACGAAACTAAGGGATCAGTATCAGATGGAGGTGAAAGCAATGAACTCACAACTAAGGTTGGAAATACTGGATTCAACTTCAGCTCAGGTACTTCTGGTGGAAATGATATCCAGAATGTTCTGGATTCGAAAAACAGCGAGGAGGATCCCTCAAGTTCCTACTCTCCGATGAACTTTGATGCGTGCAATTTTTACGGGTTCTCCGAGTTCCCACGAATACCATCTGAAATGTCAGGAGGTTCGCTTTCCTTTCTTCTTTCCGAATCCTTTAGTTTCAGAAATGGAGGGTCACTAGATGATGCTTTATAG